Below is a window of Carassius auratus strain Wakin chromosome 50, ASM336829v1, whole genome shotgun sequence DNA.
ttcagagctgggcggaaccagcggagacacaggaaattcagagctgggcggaaccagcggagacacaggaaattcagtgctgggcggaaccagcggagacacagaagattcagagctgggcggaaccagcggagacacaggaaattcagagctgggcggaaccagcagagacacaggaaattcagtgctgggcggaaccagcggagacacaggaaattcagggctgggcggaaccagcagactGAGGGTGAgttgcgggactgactggcaccatcagggatggcgaggaactggctggtctaggaggagaagagagaggaACGATTGGAggaaacacaggaggatcagggctggacggaaccagcggagacacagaaactccagagctgggcggaaccagcggagacacagaaactcaagagctgggcagaaccagtggagacacagacgattcagagctgggcggaaccagcggagacacagaagattcagagctggacggaaccagcggagacacaggaaattcacagctgggcggaaccagcgaagACACAGGAAATTCAGTGCTGGGCAGAACCAACGGAGACACAGAAACtccagagctgggcggaaccaatGGAGACACAGAAACtccagagctgggcggaaccagtggagacacagaagattcagagctgggcggaaccagcggagacacaggaaattcagagctgggcggaaccagcggagacacagaaactccagagctgggtggaaccagcagagacaAAGGAAATTCagtgctgggcggaaccagcggagacaaagaagattcagagctgggtggaaccagcggagacacaggaaattcagtgctgggcggaaccagcggagacaaagaagattcagagctgggtggaaccagcggagacacaggaaattcagtgctgggcggaaccagcggagacacagaaactccagagctgggtggaaccagcagagacaAAGGAAATTCagtgctgggcggaaccagcggagacaaagaagattcagagctgggtggaaccagcggagacacaggaaattcagtgctgggcggaaccagcggatacaaagaagattcagagctgggtggaaccagcggagacacagaaactccagagctgggcggaaccagtggagacaaagaagattcagagctgggcggaaccagcggagacacaggaaattcagtgctgggcggaaccagcggagacaccgAAACTccagagctgggtggaaccagcagagacaAAGGAAATTCagtgctgggcggaaccagcggagacaaagaagattcagagctgggtggaaccagcggagacacaggaaattcagtgctgggcggaaccagcggatacaaagaagattcagagctgggtggaaccagcggagacacagaaactccagagctgggcggaaccagtggagacaaagaagattcagagctgggtggaaccagcagagaaacaggaaattcagtgctgggcggaaccagcggagacacagaaactccagagctgggtggaaccagcagagacacagaagattcagtgctgggcggaaccagcgaagacacaggaaattcagagctggacagaaccagcggagacacaggaaattcagagctggacagaaccagcggagacacaggaaattcagggccgggcggaaccagtggagaaacagaaaattcatagctgggcagaaccagcggaaatggagcagaggaacagactggaggaggtaggagtgggagactgagagggtatacaggggatcagggctggactgaaccagcggagaaacaggaaaattagggattacctccatagaccagtccataagGTCCATACGTTACTCCATATTCTTTCCCGAGAtcgcatacagctcaccctcagttgcatgagtgtgggcagggctttcctccatgccctcgatctccactaagACTCCCACGacgcacggtgttgccggctcacacacctggtcagtcgcacTCTCGAGATCCTTCTGcctgtcggtgaatggctcggctgcagctgcggtgggctctggcccTGTGTGGCTTGATGGTGGCTGgcctctgggtcgggagtgggggtGGAGATATCCTCTTCTGCTCTTCTGCGGTGCTGATGGTAAATgaagatccatttttctccagcacccatTCCACAaaagcggcgaaatcctctcggggACCGTTCGCTGGTAGGCGTGCCTTACACGGGGAAGTGAGTAAGGCACGCCAGATCTAAAAAGTTCCTGGTGTGGTCCTCCAGTGAACGGTCCATTTGCTCCAGGCACAGGAGACGGACTGCTGGGATGGCCATTCcgggagaggaaaaaaataaacaaaaaataaaagaaagaaaaacgccGCTAAATAAACTAAACTGTTTCGGTCCGTGATTCTGTTACAATTGGGTTTATAGTGCTAAACGTAAAACAAAGTGCTCGAGGAGGATCTGGAACAAATGAGGGGTTTACTGACGACGAAAGAGAATACAGACAATATACTAGATTACATTCAGCATTAACATACAggttcacattcacattcattgacacatttacacatttaatcaCGGACAAGGAGGAACTGAACAGAACGGGTATATGAACACACAataggtaatgagggaactggagacaggaggggaaaaatcaattaaccaaaactagaacaggaagaccaaataaggaaacagaaagttcataatcgtaacacacacattaacacagaatatatatatatatatatatatatatatatatatatatatatatatatatatactgacccTAGACAGAAACATAAGTCTGATTATAGCTCTGTGCAACAAACCGAACAATTTAGTGTCATAtcattatatatttcatataaattataatagttttatttaatttatatattgtcATTGAGATActactatatttttttattaagttttgattgaattatgcatttcttttattttatagttttagttaactgtaatgaCCCTGATGTACCAACATACTctaattttagtcacattttgAATTCATCATAACAACACAGCGTGATTACAGTAATGAAATCAGCCAgcagcagtattttattcagGTGTAGCTAACCTGTCTGAGCTGCCAGCCAGCCTTACTTAACATCGCACACCGGAGAAACCTTTCCCAAATAACTCATAGATTTATTTGCAATCATATGTTTTCATCAGCCTTATAGGAGATATGAATTAGTCATACCATTACACTAATGACTTTACAATGACTGACAGCTGATTTGAGTTCCCAGCACATACTGTGACATGTCTGCTGTCTCTCTGCACTATTGTGAAGTAAACCATGAACAAACATGACACAACAACGTCATGTAGAGACAATAATGAATAATCATTACCTAAAGGTCCGCAAATTATTAATGCAATATAAACAATGCTATTTTTTACTCTATGCAATTTATTGCCATTAACAAGTAACTTGCAATCCAATAAATGTCAGTGTGGCTTTCAGTTAATTAAAGGAATAGATATTATATAGTAACGCAGGGTGGCACTTAGATCCCAATTGCCACAGTCTGCAATTTACAGTCTGAGCTTTATTTGAAGGAAACCACAAATAATGACCATTAAGCTGTCAGCCAATGGACAGGAGATCACATTAATGAAATTAGATAAGGCGAGCGCTGATCTACACAGCTAAAGAGACGAAGAGCCCGGAAAAAAAAGGGTCAGGACCAATTAACTAACAAAACAATGCAGGTCCCTGCCGCTGTCTTCTGTGTGACGTCTGTGTGTCTGTGGCCCGTTGACTTCTGGGATGATTTGACTTTCTGGACCTCTGTGTGTGACTTTAACCTCCAAGTCAAGGAGAATCTCGATTCCTCTCATTCACGTGCAGCTGTGCACATCGATGCATACATCTTGCTGTTAAAGAATCATTCACTCGCCCACATGTCATTTCAAACTATTATGACTTTCTTACTTCGGTGGAACAGCAGGGGACATTTGAAGTATGTCTGAGcagctgtttttcatttaaaaaaatcttaaaaaaggaCTTCCAATGCCATAAACACAGAataaaagtaatccatacatCATGATTGGTGCATAaattaccattcagaagtttggaataattatgattatttaaataagtctcttctgctcactaaggctgtgtttatgtgattaaaaatacagtaaaacagtatattgtgaaatattatcaaaattttaaataactgttttctattgtaacaatattttgaagtgcaatttatttctctgatgcacagctgtattttcagcatcattcctccggtcttcagtgtcacatgatcttcagaaataagaataatatgatgatttgtttctcaggaaacatttctgattattatcaatgttgaaaacatttgcactgcttcatatttttgtggaaaccatatgtatgaatgtatgcatttatttattaattgggATATTCTTTCAATGGgtataaagaacagcatttatttgaaatagacatagtttgtaatattacaaaacaagttgtaatatatgcacacacacacacacacacacacttatttacatttatgcatttagcagacgcttttaagcAACTTACAGCGTATTCAGGCTATGCATATATACACAACTTTTCTTaaaccactaataataataataataatattaataaaacaaaatattactgaccacaaacttatTCTGATGGTGCCACTTTGGTCTCTTTTAAAAACTTGTTAGTCTCTGGCAAATATGCTTTGTATggaaagagcagcttgaacattctgtgaaacatctccttttgtgtttcacagaattaAGTCAAATTGAATGCATTTGAGCAACATCTGgctgatatttttaatttttatttctttttgggcTATGCTTTTTAGCCCCTTTTTTTATGCCCCTTTCCAGCCATGAAAATGCCACATAGCCCCCATGTTTACATGTGGAACAAGTCCAGGGAGTCGGCGCTTGTTTTGGAGCGACCCTGACACTAGCGGTCTGCAGAGCCGAGCAGAGGTTCATGCTGTCCTGTCCGCCCTTGTGAGTGTGTACACAGCCTCGTATCCCTGTGTATGTGCCCCCCGGCAGAATGCCATGGCTGGCACTAAATTAGTGATTAGGGACCCTCTCCCCCCTCTCTCCAGAGACGCCCTCAGACTGGACAGCTGGATGCATCAAGAACTGTCACCTTGTCAGGGAAAGTTTTCTCTCCGTCCGCCAAAACTTTCGTCAGTCCGTCAGGCGGTGGTGAGGGGCCGCAGTGAAGACGGATCCGGGGCGGGTGACATTTCTGACGGCTCCCCCTCAAATGAGCGTCTCTGCTGCTGTCAGAGCGAGCCTCGCCCCCCGGCAATGACTGTCAAACGACATGCTCACAGCCGCACGGAGAGGAAGCCTATcactggccacacacacacacacactcacacacacacacacacacacacacacgcacacacacacacacacacacacacacacacacactcacacacacacacacagagcggtttTGTTGATGGCTTCTGTGGTCAAATGTTTACGCCGAGCAGGCTTTAGGTTACAAGGCTAATCATGTGATCTGTTGCAAATGCCTTAACCCTGATGAAGCACTTTCACAGGGTGTTAATTCCACACATCTCTGCTCCAAAGCTTGCCTTTTGTCTTGATAAACGGCCGAGATGACATCCAAGAAGATATTCCCCCCATTCTCATGCAAGTTCAAGAGTGAGACTGACAGCTAAAGAGTTAAAACTCAACATTCAGCATAAAGACACGTTCTGAGACACATTCAACtgagatttaaagggacagttcagccaaaattaaacttctgtcatcatgtaATGACCCTCATGTTAAAACTGTGTGAATTTCTTTAGTTGAACACACAGAATAATTAGTTTTGGAccacacaatggaagtcaatggtaaccaaaatattcttctaaatatcttcttttatgtttcacagaaggaAGCAAGTCATACTTCACAACTCATattttggaacaacacgaggttgagtaaatgagttactaatgacagatttttatttttagtaagtcGTCCCTTGAATGTTTCTGTCAGTTACCGCAGAAATTATCTTGACAGTTGCAAAAGGATTGGGAATTAAGGAGGATTTAATAtagcaacattttttattatttgctctGTCAAGTTTGCTGAACTGTCCTCCAGTACTACTTTTCTAGGTGGATGAATTTCTAAATTCCTAGTTATGAGTTACCAATGTAACGTATGTATGTATTCTTGAAAATGGCCCTTTGCATTTATTTGCCTGTGTCATGTCAAAATTACCAGCTTCATGAAACTGAGAGACTGGATAACTTCATACTTTAGTGTATTTTTCACattcttaaataataatgataacaataataaagagATGAAAGCTAAACTAATGTTCTCTTGTAATCAGCATTATGGCACAAATGTTAAAATGTCTGAAACATTCCTTTTCatacaaaaatgaacaaaatgtaatattaagttGCACAGTTTATATTCTTAGAGCCCATAActgaacatatccaaattcatcCTGAACTGATTAGGAAGTCTAAGATGGATTTTCTAAAGCCTGAGATGAATTTGACATTTGACTGTTGAAATTAGTATAACGTCAAGCGTAACACACTGTGACTTAGACATTATTTCAGGAAGGGATCACTTAAATTCCCCTGCAAAGGTCCTCAGTAACCACGCAGAATGAAACCTAACTAATAGTGAGATGTTTTCTTAGACTACAACATCACAGTTTGGCCGTTATAACTGAGCTAAACCTGATCAACTTGACGGGAATCGTTCTGTTTGTGACGGGACACATGCCTTGAGACGGGACGAGGTGTCTACACTGAGATCTGGTGAACACACGCTCATGCCCTGCTCCTCTCCCTTCATTAAGTGTCCCGCAACTGCTCTTCTTTGCTGCTGTGTTCCTCAAACGTAAGCTGCTGCACTTCCTTTTCCCAAAATAAGGGTGTTATAATCATGACatgatattattataaatgcattgcTTTACATATATGCTTtggtatttaaaatgcattaaaatgtgtcTATTAAAAAGCATATTTGGGGATCTTGTTAATGGTTAATAGTCATCGGTTGACAGGCTgaactgtgtctgtgtgttgctATGATGATGTAATACTGCCCCCCAGTGTCTGTTTACTGAACTAACACACGTTATGTGAAATACAGCCTAAAATATAAGGTCTGTCCCCTCTTTAACGATGTGTAGAAAGCGATCCTCATAGCTGACCAAAATACATCTGTATTTGgaccatttaaataaaatttaattacatttatgcatttagcagacgcttttatccaaagcgacttacagtgcattcaggctatcaatttttacctattattattattattattattattatttatttatttatttatatttagcaacaattatcacacacacacacaaaataaataaaataataaataaataaataaataaataaaaccctattATTAGATCAATATTCTTGATGttagccaaaataataataataataataataataataataataataataataataataataataataataataataataataattacatattgaCGATTAACAACAATAACTATACTTGTTatgcaagatagatagatagatagatagatagatagatggatagatagatagatagatggatggatggatggatggatggatggatggatggatggatggatggatggatggatggatggatggatggatggatggatggatggatagatagatagatagatagatagatagatagatagatagatagatagatagatagatagatagagcacTGTGAGCCTCAAGATGAAGTATTTCTGGGAAACTTTCCGTCATTTCAAGCTcgtttctctcttttctgtgcGTTTAGTGTAAGTGCTGTAATATCTCGTGATGCATGGCTGCCTGTGAAGCCGCTCTGTGCTTTAATAATGCTAATGACTGCATTTCCCTCCATGTCTTTGATTAAATCAAGCGGCTGTGAGATCTGCTTCCGGCTCCAGCCATCAATCGTCTCAGCTCTCAGCGGCAGCGGAGCCGGACACACATCAGGGCTGTTCGGGCACAAGACCAAGCTTTTATATGTGTGAAGGAGCGATCCATTACTTCTGGAACAGGAACACTGTCACCCCGAGAGTCAGATCACAACCAGAAGGAGATTTAAGACTTAACATATAACATAAAACTGTTATTATAGTATTTGAGGTGATTCCTCTAAAGGCCTGTCGGATATTCAGACTTTAACGCCAGCAGAATAGCTCAGTGTTTCATTTCAGCTTCCTTAAGTGGGACATTGATAAGTCTTTGATAAAAGGCCAAAATCACCGTTCATGTAGAACAGTCTTAAAAGTTAGAttgagtaaaatataaaatacatagttTATACATACAATGTTACACAATTTTTTGATGGACAAACATTATAATGAAATACAGCAATGCACTACCAGCCTTAATTTCCACTAAAATATGATCCTTTGATCTCAAGTTTACACATATTTACACAAAATTgactgaaaaacaacaaaacgaggaataaataaaaaaaatctgttagtaTTCTTGATCTAAAACGATAAAATCGTATGGGCTCCTGTTATGGGCAGTATATGCTATGTATTTAACAGTATGTAGTACTCcattttgattatattatataataataataataataaatactacaattatgcatttattaagtAGCATACCTATGTGCATACGTGCTATGATTGTGCTTTATATAGGTAGGTtactacacagtacacacatgtaaaaaaaaaaaaaagatgttcagCCATTTCAGTGCCACCTTGTGGTCGACTCACgaaaaacttttaaatatgacACTGTTGATAaatcatgtttaattttaattttcagtttataTTAGCCCCTTTTACTTAAATATGATGAACGTCTGCTGCATCACAATGAAGCATTTCAAGTTATGAGGGTCTCTTTGTTGCAGGCCGCACAGTAACTTCAGAACTCTTCTGGCTGAAGATTGCAGGAAAGATATATTACATGTTGATATTTCCTGCATCTGTTCAGGGTTTTCTTCGCCTGTGGCCCAAGACACTACAATAAGCTCAAGGTTCCCCGCGAGAATAATTCAATAGCAATAATATGTTTCGCATTGCATACTAATCTTTCTTTGGAAAGTTTAACtgtatattttaaagttaaataaaattgtgTAGAGGTTGATAAACGGTCAGACTTGTAAACTGTATGTACAAACAAAACGCAAACATACCGCAGCAGCAGAAGCCTCATAATATCAGATTACATTTGATCACCGTGTGAATGAATGACGCGTATCATATGACGTACCATAGATCCGCCTTCGTGTGTTTCAGTTAGGTCCTGTAGGCCACGATAAAACTCAACTGATTTTGCATCTGATATTTAGTTATACAACTTTAACTGAACTCCTTACAGTTGCTACAATGTCTGGAAGAGGCAAAGGCGGTAAGGGACTCGGAAAAGGGGGCGCTAAGCGTCACAGGAAGGTTCTTCGTGATAACATCCAGGGCATCACCAAACCCGCCATCCGTCGTCTCGCTCGCCGCGGCGGGGTCAAGCGTATCTCCGGTCTGATCTACGAGGAGACCCGCGGTGTGCTGAAGGTGTTCCTGGAGAACGTGATCCGCGATGCTGTGACCTACACCGAGCACGCCAAGAGAAAGACCGTCACCGCCATGGATGTCGTGTACGCGCTGAAGCGACAGGGACGCACTCTGTACGGCTTCGGAGGATAAACTCATCTGTACACTCACAAACTCCcaacggctcttttaagagccacccatATTTTCAGAAAGAGTTGTTTTCATGTTCTCTGAAGTGCTTTGTTATCAAACTACAGcgtagtagttttttttaaattgaaatattcgTAAGGTAGCTGTTCTAGCACACTAACAAAGACTTTGTCTTAATCTCGAGTTGAAATTGATTTAACTTTACATCGTGTTCTCTCAAAAACGTATTAAATTATGTGCACAATAGTATGTAAATAAAACTATGGGTGTTTTGTTTCTTGATCGTCAGCACAAAAACATATTGAGCGGGAAAACCAGGCGCATGTGTGGGGGAGGGTACGGGAAGCATTCAGATTTAGAAGCCTGTGATTGGGGAATGTGTCTGTAGACCAGTCCATTTCTAACCAATGAAATTTGTTTTCTCCAGTCGTTGTGCAAAAACAGCCAATCAGGCAATGTCAACCCAGCCTCCTAAATTAGCATGAGCTTTCCATAAATACCCAGTACGCTAGCAGACAGAAAGCTATTGTGTTCTTTCAACACTCGCATCATGCCTGAACCAGCGAAGTCTGCTCCCAAGAAGGGCTCCAAAAAAGCCGTCACTAAGACCGCGGCTAAAGGAGGAAAGAAGCGCAGAAAGTCCAGGAAGGAGAGCTACGCTATCTACGTGTACAAAGTGCTGAAGCAGGTCCATCCTGACACCGGGATCTCTTCCAAGGCGATGGGGATCATGAACTCTTTCGTCAACGACATCTTCGAGCGCATCGCCGGTGAGTCGTCTCGTCTCGCTCACTACAACAAGCGCTCCACCATCACCTCGAGAGAGATCCAGACCGCCGTGCGTCTGCTGCTGCCCGGAGAGCTGGCCAAACACGCCGTGTCTGAGGGCACCAAGGCCGTCACCAAGTACACCAGCTCCAAGTGAAGCGTGATCTGACTCCCGACAACCCcaacggctcttttaagagccacccattCTTTCAGTTAAAGAGCTTTATGTAGTTATTTGTCGTGGGTTAAGTCAATAAACCCAGAACTACACTTATTTTCTTTCTCAACTCTTGAGGAAACAAAGGATCAGATATGCTTTAACTGTTACTATAATTTTAGTTAACGCTTAAACCACTTTTGGTCTTTAACGTAATCCGGCATCTGAAGATAAGAAAAATCAAAAGAATAGTATCTGCAATGGTTTATAACTGCAGAAAgttaaagaatgaaaaaaaaaaaccgtttCAGAGTGAAGCTAATTATTGTGCAACAGCcacaaagtgaaaataaaacttacttaaaaatatatatatatatatacttcagatGGCATGTGGCTATTAAATGTGAACATGTCATTAATTATTGAAATGGTAACTTAAAATCTCAGGGGGGTACCTTGAGCAAATATTTTACATCTAAGGGGTTTGGCAGACAACAGCAACAAAAGAGTTAAGAATGTACTGATGTAGAGAAACAAATCCAGCTTACAAAAATAACTTTGATAGACATCTGAACAAGACTTTTAAACTCACCTTAACCCTTTAACAGTCACACTAAGCAaagcaataaacaaacaaagcattAGGAATCACTATGGACCGGTCATTGTGTCACTTTATTAATTTAGACGTAAGTGCATATTAGTAAaggacacttaatataaagtgggtctgtGATCTGAAATTTTGCATTGGTTACTTTTAGACAACACATAGCTGTTCTTCATACAAGTCATTACATCAAATAAATTGCTCATGCAAAAGCTTTCAAAATTTTATTCATAACAACTTGTCTCTTTAACTCTGTCAAATTCAGTTTGATACAGTAATATCAATAGCATGCTGGGCAGATGACCACCACAAAGGGAACATATTAGAAATGCACATGTAGATGGATGTTGGCCTGCTTAAAAAGAGAAGATTGTTCCACTGTTAGAAGGAAAAACTCAAGTGATTGCGATGGCGCCGCATGCACGCACACAATTAAGTATTGCTACTTTGACAATGCAGCCttcattatcataaaaaaatactgtcaGTCAAaaaacacactgctcagtttataTCTGTAGTAAAATCAGTGCTGTGTAGTGTTAACACTGTTCTGCAgtgatgttatgcaaaacataTTGGATATTGGAATGTGAGTGaagaacataataataataatttgtcattcaaatacattgtgaatacgtaaacattttcatttgtgtcGAATGAAAGACCCAACATGTTTTCAGTTTCGTTTAAGCCtaaatgaatttgttttggcttgtcgttTCTATAACTTCTGAAAGGCCTACAGTTAATTCTTGTTCtgttctaaatactgttaattgaaatgattTACTGTGGAGTgagggaacttaaatagcctagctatgtttacagtttattataatgtttgtatacacaatattttatatgcatagcatattttaaccatgaatcaaaccttttttaatgtttttaactgattgtattaatcggtcaaaattcttAATGTTCAAccggttaaaatgaacatccctaatgTGACTAATCTAAAAGACTGAGACATGTAAGATTACCTTTatttaagtcacctttatttatatagcgctttaaacaaaatacattgcgtcaaagcaacagaacaacattctttaggaaaacagtgtttcaataatgcaaaatgatagttaaaggcagttcattattgaattcagtgatgtcatctatgttcagttaaatagtgtctgtgtatttatttgcaatcaagtcaacgatatcgctgtagatgaagtgaccccaactaagcaagccagaggcgacagcggcaagtaaccgaaactccatcgatgacagaatggagaaaaaaaccttgggagaaaccaggctcagttggggggccagttctcctctgaccagacgaaaccagtagttcaattccaggctgcagcaaagtcagattgtgcagaagaatcatctgtttcctgtggtcttgtcctggtgctcctctgatgAACGTCTGCTGCATCACAATGAAGCATTTCAAGTTATGAGGGTCTCTTTGTTGCAGGCCGCACAGTAACTTCAGAACTCTTCTGGCTGAAGATTGCAGGAAAGATATATTACATGTTGATATTTCCTGCATCTGTTCAGGGTTTTCTTCGCCTGTGGCCCATTACACTACAATAAGCACCAGTTTCCCCGCGAAAGGACAGAACAACTGAAAATGGACGGATAATTCCTGCCAAAagaatctaataataataattacataatagcAACAATATGTTTCACATTGCATACTAATCTTTCTTTGGAAagtttgactgtatattttaaagtt
It encodes the following:
- the LOC113067262 gene encoding histone H4; protein product: MSGRGKGGKGLGKGGAKRHRKVLRDNIQGITKPAIRRLARRGGVKRISGLIYEETRGVLKVFLENVIRDAVTYTEHAKRKTVTAMDVVYALKRQGRTLYGFGG
- the LOC113067260 gene encoding histone H2B, with amino-acid sequence MPEPAKSAPKKGSKKAVTKTAAKGGKKRRKSRKESYAIYVYKVLKQVHPDTGISSKAMGIMNSFVNDIFERIAGESSRLAHYNKRSTITSREIQTAVRLLLPGELAKHAVSEGTKAVTKYTSSK